From the genome of Streptomyces sp. V1I1, one region includes:
- a CDS encoding polyprenyl synthetase family protein: MRVAVAGAGDHTMMALNDAVLDMVEIRQAVDSVLAEFLAAKIRSAPPQLMEPIETLRRFLFVGGKRIRPVMCVCGWCAAHGRGDPEPVLRAAASLELFHTFALIHDDVMDDSDTRRGHRSVHASLADSHRSRQGAGDADQFGANAAILLGDLALTWSDELLHSTGLAPVPMRAALGVVNAMRTEVMYGQYLDLLGTGRPTGNIAYALTVSRFKTAKYTVERPLHLGGALAGCSTAVMEACTAYALPIGEAFQLRDDLLGGFGDPAATGKPTTDDFRHGKCTVLMALAVARATPAQLRLLRALVGRPDLTEEQADSVRAVLESTGARLAVERMIARRRRRAMNALDHAPFPEAAVETLRQFAHAASVRTS; this comes from the coding sequence ATGCGCGTTGCCGTAGCAGGTGCGGGGGACCACACCATGATGGCCCTCAATGATGCCGTGCTGGACATGGTGGAGATCCGGCAAGCGGTCGACTCGGTGCTTGCGGAGTTTCTGGCAGCGAAGATCCGTTCAGCTCCTCCTCAACTCATGGAACCCATCGAGACGTTACGCAGATTCCTCTTCGTGGGCGGCAAACGAATACGACCAGTGATGTGCGTGTGCGGCTGGTGCGCCGCACATGGTCGCGGAGACCCGGAGCCAGTGCTGCGGGCGGCGGCGTCTTTGGAGCTGTTCCACACCTTCGCCCTCATTCATGACGACGTCATGGACGACAGCGACACGCGCAGAGGGCATCGAAGCGTCCACGCGTCCCTGGCCGACAGTCACCGCAGCCGCCAAGGCGCCGGGGACGCCGACCAGTTCGGTGCAAACGCCGCCATCCTGCTCGGCGACCTCGCACTGACCTGGTCCGACGAGTTGCTCCACTCGACGGGCCTCGCGCCCGTGCCCATGCGTGCGGCCCTTGGCGTGGTGAACGCCATGCGTACCGAGGTCATGTACGGCCAGTATCTCGACCTGCTCGGCACTGGCAGGCCGACCGGCAATATCGCTTATGCCCTGACGGTGAGCCGCTTCAAGACCGCCAAGTACACCGTGGAGCGACCGCTGCATCTCGGTGGCGCCCTGGCCGGATGCAGCACCGCCGTCATGGAAGCCTGCACCGCCTACGCCCTTCCCATCGGAGAGGCGTTCCAACTCCGGGACGACCTCCTGGGAGGATTCGGCGATCCCGCGGCGACCGGCAAACCCACCACTGACGACTTCCGCCACGGCAAGTGCACCGTGCTGATGGCCCTGGCCGTCGCAAGAGCCACTCCTGCGCAACTCCGCCTTCTGCGTGCTCTGGTGGGCCGCCCCGATCTGACCGAGGAGCAGGCCGACTCCGTGCGGGCCGTTCTGGAATCCACCGGTGCCCGCCTCGCGGTGGAGCGGATGATCGCCCGTCGCCGCCGACGAGCCATGAATGCCCTTGACCACGCCCCCTTCCCGGAGGCTGCCGTCGAAACCCTGCGCCAATTTGCCCACGCCGCTTCCGTGAGGACGTCATGA
- a CDS encoding sensor domain-containing diguanylate cyclase, with translation MVLERADGGGSPQAELRSRWLYVAGVGQAVCIGSAVAAGVGGRFAQLGLPVADVGVPAAHGVAVLSILARARSATGRVRLRLLLLGLSTGAAGMHELVLRQLTALLRSPTGMLYSAVELLAVAGIAVALGLGVAGLVVAAGDSGTRLTWLRRLLDGWMIAGSLFTLGWVLLLHRADLGGDILAALSDLGRVVADILVLGLLLVLRFAMPRGQRASVTVAAFGLAVFAVSDMLRIFSAEPVVSTTIPVTETCSMTGMFLIAAAPWLPGGDSVLDVDRRELPVAGVVAAFLPVVVCAVAVVVHTLSGYRLDVVMLVVGGTVLLALSVRQGVVHADSLCLTREVATREDHFRTLVQGSSDVIAIAGEDCVLLYISPAVQQVFGYRPEDLLGIRLPLLIHPDDLPPLKQTIGKLREEDELSSHGLSRRVSCRMRSADGQWRHIESTISLHDDGLIANSRDVSERVALQAKLEHLAFHDALTGLPNRALFTDRIKHALAKRSADSAPPAVLFLDLDGFKQVNDSAGHAAGDELLIQAGRRLQAAVRAEDTVARLGGDEFGALLEGEAGASESRTREVAERLLFALTQPYRLAGTEAVVAASIGLAVATPGITPDELMRNADLAMYGAKAAGKRRIQMYRSQTHSNQQPSWVTL, from the coding sequence ATGGTGCTTGAGCGTGCTGACGGGGGAGGGTCGCCACAGGCCGAACTGCGCAGCAGGTGGCTGTACGTGGCGGGGGTGGGGCAGGCCGTGTGCATCGGCTCCGCGGTCGCCGCAGGGGTGGGCGGGCGGTTCGCCCAGCTGGGGCTGCCGGTGGCCGATGTCGGAGTGCCCGCTGCCCACGGCGTGGCCGTCCTCTCCATCCTCGCGCGGGCGCGATCGGCCACGGGGCGAGTGCGACTGCGCCTGCTGTTGCTCGGCCTGTCGACGGGTGCCGCCGGCATGCATGAGCTTGTGCTGCGCCAGTTGACGGCATTGCTTCGGTCGCCCACCGGGATGCTCTACTCGGCGGTCGAACTGCTTGCCGTGGCCGGCATCGCCGTCGCGCTCGGTCTGGGCGTGGCCGGGCTGGTGGTCGCGGCCGGCGACAGTGGCACGCGGCTGACCTGGCTGCGACGGCTCTTGGACGGGTGGATGATTGCTGGATCGTTGTTCACCCTTGGCTGGGTACTCCTCTTGCATCGGGCAGATCTGGGCGGTGACATCCTGGCAGCGCTGTCCGATCTCGGCCGAGTGGTCGCGGACATCCTCGTCCTGGGACTGCTGCTGGTTCTGCGCTTCGCCATGCCACGCGGGCAGCGTGCGTCCGTCACCGTTGCGGCATTCGGTCTCGCGGTCTTCGCGGTAAGCGACATGCTCCGCATTTTTTCGGCAGAGCCGGTCGTCTCAACCACGATTCCGGTCACCGAGACATGCTCGATGACCGGTATGTTCCTCATCGCCGCAGCGCCGTGGCTGCCCGGCGGCGACAGCGTCCTGGACGTGGACCGGAGGGAGTTGCCCGTGGCGGGAGTGGTGGCGGCGTTTCTCCCCGTAGTCGTTTGTGCGGTGGCCGTGGTGGTGCACACCTTGTCCGGCTACCGCCTCGATGTGGTCATGCTGGTCGTCGGAGGCACCGTGTTGCTCGCACTGAGTGTGCGTCAAGGCGTGGTGCATGCTGACAGTCTCTGCCTCACGAGAGAGGTCGCCACCCGCGAGGATCACTTCCGTACGCTCGTCCAGGGTTCGAGTGACGTGATCGCTATCGCCGGCGAGGACTGTGTCCTGCTCTACATCAGTCCGGCTGTGCAACAGGTTTTCGGGTACCGGCCCGAGGATCTTCTTGGCATCCGCTTGCCGCTGCTCATTCACCCCGACGACTTGCCGCCGTTGAAACAGACCATCGGGAAGCTGAGGGAGGAAGACGAGCTCAGCAGTCACGGCCTGAGCCGTCGTGTCTCCTGCCGGATGCGGTCGGCCGACGGGCAATGGCGCCACATCGAGTCAACGATCAGCCTTCACGACGACGGGTTGATCGCCAACAGCCGGGATGTGAGCGAACGGGTCGCGCTACAGGCAAAGTTGGAGCATTTGGCGTTCCACGATGCGCTGACCGGCCTGCCCAATCGTGCTTTGTTCACCGATCGGATCAAGCACGCCCTGGCCAAGCGGTCGGCCGACAGTGCACCGCCCGCAGTGCTCTTCCTCGACCTGGACGGCTTCAAGCAGGTCAACGATTCGGCCGGGCATGCGGCGGGCGATGAACTGCTCATCCAGGCTGGGCGGCGGCTGCAGGCAGCGGTACGAGCGGAAGACACCGTTGCCCGCCTCGGCGGGGATGAGTTCGGCGCACTGCTGGAGGGGGAGGCCGGAGCGTCCGAGTCCCGGACGCGGGAGGTGGCGGAGCGGCTGCTGTTCGCCTTGACGCAGCCCTACCGCCTCGCCGGTACCGAGGCCGTGGTCGCGGCTTCGATCGGGCTCGCGGTGGCCACCCCGGGAATCACCCCCGACGAATTGATGCGCAATGCCGACCTGGCGATGTACGGCGCCAAGGCTGCAGGAAAGCGACGCATTCAGATGTATCGGTCGCAGACGCACAGCAATCAGCAGCCAAGTTGGGTGACGCTGTGA
- a CDS encoding pyridoxal phosphate-dependent aminotransferase family protein, protein MSVTRKCTGYSRSRELKKSGLYPFYLNFSERDRGAARLPDSREIIMCGSNDYLGLSTDPRVCCAAAEASRRYGAGCTGSRLLNGNLDLHDHLERKLAEFFGKPAALLLTTGYQTNLAAVTGLCGPGDHILIDKQAHASLVDAARLSRARVQWFAHNDTRDLTRKLDQLPEKAGRMVVVDGVYSMEGDLCPLPELVRVCRQYGATLLVDDAHGAGVLAEGRGTCAHYGLMEEVPLVTLTFSKAFGSTGGAILGDEEVIDYLRHNARSLLFSASLSPANTAAALESLRILQEEPWRSKEVISKADFMRRELTALGYPTGAASQAPIVPIDMVNEKRTLMAWNLLIEQGVYVNAVLPPAASPRLRSSYMTVHTDEQLARALEGFAAVRDQLLHDDLIH, encoded by the coding sequence ATGAGCGTCACCAGAAAGTGCACCGGGTACAGCCGTTCCCGCGAACTGAAAAAGAGCGGACTTTACCCTTTCTACCTCAACTTCAGCGAGCGGGACCGGGGCGCGGCTCGGCTTCCAGACAGTCGTGAGATCATCATGTGCGGTTCCAACGACTACTTAGGACTGAGCACCGATCCACGGGTATGTTGCGCCGCCGCAGAAGCATCGCGCCGATATGGCGCAGGCTGCACGGGTTCTCGGCTCCTGAATGGCAACCTCGACCTCCACGACCACTTGGAGAGGAAGCTCGCCGAGTTCTTCGGCAAACCAGCCGCCTTATTGCTGACCACGGGCTATCAGACCAACCTGGCTGCTGTCACCGGTCTCTGCGGTCCGGGCGATCACATTCTCATCGACAAGCAGGCGCACGCTTCCCTCGTCGACGCCGCTCGGCTCAGTCGGGCCAGGGTCCAGTGGTTCGCGCACAACGACACACGGGATCTGACCCGCAAACTCGATCAGCTTCCCGAAAAGGCCGGCCGGATGGTTGTGGTGGACGGCGTCTACAGCATGGAGGGCGACCTTTGTCCGCTGCCTGAATTAGTACGGGTGTGCCGACAGTACGGAGCCACTCTCCTTGTCGACGACGCGCATGGTGCCGGCGTGTTGGCCGAGGGCAGGGGAACGTGCGCCCACTACGGCCTCATGGAGGAGGTACCACTCGTCACGCTCACCTTCTCCAAGGCTTTCGGATCAACTGGCGGAGCAATCCTCGGCGATGAGGAGGTAATTGACTACCTCCGCCACAACGCACGCAGCCTGTTGTTCTCCGCGAGCTTGAGCCCGGCCAACACGGCAGCAGCCCTGGAGTCGCTGCGCATACTTCAGGAGGAGCCGTGGCGCTCCAAAGAAGTGATTTCAAAGGCGGATTTCATGCGAAGGGAACTGACGGCGCTCGGCTATCCAACCGGCGCCGCCAGCCAAGCACCTATAGTCCCCATCGATATGGTGAACGAAAAACGCACTCTCATGGCGTGGAATCTCCTGATCGAGCAAGGTGTATATGTCAACGCGGTGCTCCCTCCCGCCGCGTCGCCCCGCCTGAGGAGCAGCTACATGACGGTACACACCGATGAGCAACTCGCGCGAGCACTAGAGGGATTCGCAGCAGTCCGCGACCAACTACTCCATGACGACCTTATCCACTGA
- a CDS encoding Fpg/Nei family DNA glycosylase, whose amino-acid sequence MPELPDVEGFREVLASCAQGKRIKRVEVNDAGVLHGVSAGRLSRDLEGRRFGEPERHGKWLLARTDGPTVMLHFGMTGQLVCCRETDPPHPHDRVVFTVGRDHLSYRDQRKLQGLWLADDADVARILHDQGPDAMSVDRAEFDELLSRRRSRIKSALTDQSVLAGLGNLLADEILWRARLHSERPADELTDDERRRLHTEMRRTLRSSVRAGRVPTRKSWLTGRRDDPNPTCPRCDGPLNRKRVGGRGTVWCPRCQPARS is encoded by the coding sequence ATGCCCGAGCTGCCCGATGTCGAGGGGTTCCGCGAGGTCCTCGCCTCCTGCGCACAGGGCAAGCGGATCAAGCGGGTCGAGGTGAACGACGCGGGCGTCCTGCACGGGGTGAGCGCCGGCCGGCTGAGCCGCGACCTGGAAGGCCGCCGGTTCGGCGAACCGGAGCGGCACGGCAAGTGGCTGCTCGCCCGCACCGACGGTCCCACTGTGATGCTGCATTTCGGGATGACCGGGCAGCTGGTCTGCTGTCGCGAGACGGACCCGCCCCATCCGCACGACCGCGTCGTGTTCACCGTGGGCCGGGACCACCTGAGCTACCGCGACCAGCGCAAGCTGCAGGGCCTCTGGCTCGCCGACGATGCCGATGTCGCGCGGATCCTGCACGACCAGGGGCCTGACGCGATGTCGGTGGACCGGGCCGAGTTCGACGAGCTGCTGTCCCGTCGGCGCAGCCGCATCAAGTCGGCCCTCACTGACCAGTCCGTGCTCGCCGGGCTCGGCAATCTGCTCGCCGACGAGATCCTGTGGCGCGCCCGCCTGCATTCGGAACGCCCGGCCGACGAGCTGACCGACGACGAGCGCCGCCGGCTGCATACAGAAATGCGCCGCACCCTGCGCTCGTCGGTGCGCGCCGGGCGCGTTCCCACACGGAAGTCCTGGCTGACCGGCCGCCGTGACGACCCCAACCCGACGTGCCCGCGCTGCGACGGGCCGCTGAACCGCAAGCGTGTCGGCGGGCGCGGCACTGTGTGGTGCCCCCGGTGCCAGCCGGCCAGGTCATGA
- a CDS encoding carbohydrate ABC transporter permease: MINKESLPGRVTRVTFLALWLVVTVFPLYWITITSLKSPGDIFTFPIAYWPEHFSLENYAGLFSNAQFGVYLTNSLIVATVAGAVATAISMLSAYVLARFEFRSKSALLMAALITQMIPTFIALGPLYLMMTELKLVDNRLGLILVYVGVCIPFCTVMLRGFFANIPDALEEAAMIDGLSRFGALFRVLLPVMKPGIIAAFIFNFVNCWNELFLSVTLMNSDDNKTIPTALNGFISSFNIDWGSMSAAAVLTILPTMVLFAFASRHIVQGLTSGAVKG; encoded by the coding sequence GTGATCAACAAGGAGTCCCTTCCGGGACGCGTCACCAGAGTCACCTTCCTCGCGCTCTGGCTGGTCGTCACGGTCTTCCCGCTGTACTGGATCACCATCACGTCGCTGAAGAGCCCAGGCGACATCTTCACGTTCCCGATCGCCTACTGGCCGGAGCACTTCTCACTGGAGAACTACGCCGGGCTGTTCAGCAATGCGCAGTTCGGCGTCTATCTCACCAACAGCCTGATCGTCGCGACGGTCGCGGGGGCGGTGGCAACCGCGATCTCGATGCTGTCGGCTTATGTGCTGGCCCGCTTCGAGTTCCGGAGCAAGAGCGCGCTGCTGATGGCGGCTCTGATCACGCAGATGATCCCCACATTCATCGCGCTGGGCCCGCTGTACCTGATGATGACCGAACTGAAACTGGTCGACAACCGGCTCGGGCTCATCCTGGTATACGTCGGGGTTTGCATCCCCTTCTGCACGGTGATGCTCCGCGGATTCTTCGCGAACATCCCGGACGCACTGGAGGAAGCCGCCATGATCGACGGCCTCTCGCGGTTCGGGGCCCTCTTCCGGGTGCTCCTGCCGGTGATGAAGCCGGGCATCATCGCCGCGTTCATCTTCAACTTCGTGAACTGCTGGAACGAGCTGTTCCTTTCGGTCACGCTCATGAACAGCGACGACAACAAGACGATCCCCACGGCGCTGAACGGCTTCATCTCCAGCTTCAACATCGACTGGGGTTCGATGTCTGCGGCGGCCGTGCTCACGATTCTCCCGACCATGGTGCTCTTCGCCTTCGCCAGCCGCCATATCGTCCAGGGCCTCACCTCGGGTGCGGTCAAGGGCTAG
- a CDS encoding carbohydrate ABC transporter permease has translation MTRSTYEQVERPSLKGGARPAPTTASQRPRRPAFTARRGLVIAAYMAPAVLFVAVFIYYPMLRGSQMAFRHWNLTDLTDTSWVGFENFQAIFTDPAWSTVLSNTALWVFASIVPQFVIGFAIALWLRRRFRFRGLYQALVFFPWAISGFLIGILFRWMFNSEFGVVNDLLEKAGLIDEPIAWLADPKTAMIAVIVANIWYGVTFFSIMILAALQSIPNDLYEAAELDGAGKVRTLFQVTIPYIRMTLALTVLLRVIWIFNFPDIIFGMTGGGPNNETHIVTTWMITITQQGDYGKASALGLIVVAVLLVFSVFYLMATREKKGASS, from the coding sequence GTGACCCGATCGACCTACGAGCAGGTGGAGCGCCCCTCCCTCAAGGGGGGCGCTCGGCCCGCACCGACAACGGCAAGTCAGCGTCCGCGCAGGCCGGCCTTCACCGCACGCCGCGGCCTGGTCATCGCCGCGTACATGGCCCCGGCCGTGCTCTTCGTAGCTGTCTTCATCTACTACCCCATGCTCCGGGGCAGTCAGATGGCCTTCCGCCACTGGAACCTGACGGACCTCACCGACACCTCGTGGGTGGGCTTCGAGAACTTCCAGGCGATCTTCACGGACCCGGCATGGAGCACCGTCCTCAGCAATACCGCGCTGTGGGTGTTCGCTTCCATCGTTCCCCAGTTCGTGATCGGTTTCGCCATCGCACTGTGGTTGCGCCGGCGTTTCCGCTTCCGCGGGCTGTATCAAGCACTGGTCTTCTTCCCCTGGGCCATATCCGGGTTCCTCATCGGCATCCTGTTCCGCTGGATGTTCAACAGCGAGTTCGGAGTCGTGAACGACCTCCTGGAGAAGGCAGGACTGATCGATGAGCCGATCGCCTGGCTTGCCGATCCCAAGACGGCGATGATCGCCGTCATCGTCGCCAATATCTGGTACGGCGTCACATTCTTCTCCATTATGATCCTCGCCGCCCTGCAGTCGATCCCCAACGACCTGTACGAGGCAGCCGAACTCGACGGCGCCGGCAAGGTCCGCACACTGTTCCAGGTCACCATTCCCTACATCCGGATGACACTGGCGCTGACCGTGCTGCTGCGGGTGATCTGGATCTTCAACTTCCCCGACATCATCTTCGGAATGACCGGCGGCGGCCCGAACAACGAGACGCACATCGTGACCACGTGGATGATCACGATCACGCAGCAGGGTGACTACGGGAAGGCGTCCGCGCTCGGTCTCATCGTCGTCGCGGTGCTGCTGGTCTTCTCGGTCTTCTACCTCATGGCCACGCGCGAGAAGAAGGGAGCAAGTTCGTGA
- a CDS encoding sugar ABC transporter substrate-binding protein: MRRRKAIAALGIAAAMVLTGCSTSASDGTVTLQMVESLTNPARTELLKKLIADFQKENPKIKVNLISPPTDQADQKIQQMLQSGSGVDTLEVRDITAGPWSTNGWLYDMGKDLEGWAGWKDMTENATKASKNAKGNTYFVPYGFYGLSLFYRTDLIKEAGSSSPPTNWDELLEQATAIQDKGKRQYGYAFRGGTNANGNVTAAIEAYVADKVDRENGYKLTDGSTIFSAPEALDALNTYFKLFKQASPPSSVAWGYPEMVEGFSNGSTAFLLQDPEVIATVGQSKAIKKDQWTTAPLLAGPGGKAVQPLATAGWGIAKGSKHKAESIKLIKFLSQGEASTTFSKENSLVPILKAASEDEFYKTGPWASYVTMTQNPDKYITVTQPRDAPWWTEWSQKADAEIQRVLLGKMTPKQLLDSWDKYWTEKWKSKG, from the coding sequence TTGAGAAGAAGGAAGGCAATAGCCGCCCTCGGCATCGCTGCCGCGATGGTACTGACGGGCTGCTCCACGAGTGCGAGTGACGGGACCGTCACCCTTCAGATGGTGGAGAGCCTGACGAACCCCGCCCGCACAGAGCTCCTGAAGAAACTCATCGCGGATTTCCAGAAGGAGAATCCGAAGATCAAGGTCAATCTGATCTCGCCGCCGACCGACCAGGCAGATCAGAAGATCCAGCAGATGCTCCAGTCCGGCAGCGGCGTCGACACCCTGGAAGTGCGGGACATCACCGCCGGCCCATGGTCGACCAACGGCTGGCTCTACGACATGGGCAAGGACCTTGAGGGGTGGGCCGGCTGGAAGGACATGACCGAGAACGCCACCAAGGCCTCCAAGAACGCCAAGGGCAACACGTACTTCGTCCCGTACGGCTTCTACGGGCTGAGCCTCTTCTACCGCACCGACCTGATCAAGGAAGCCGGATCCAGCAGTCCGCCCACGAACTGGGATGAGCTGCTGGAGCAGGCCACCGCGATCCAGGACAAGGGCAAGCGCCAGTACGGCTATGCGTTCCGGGGCGGAACCAACGCCAACGGCAATGTGACCGCGGCCATCGAGGCCTATGTCGCCGACAAGGTCGACCGCGAGAACGGATACAAGCTCACCGACGGCAGCACGATCTTCTCCGCGCCGGAAGCCCTCGACGCGCTGAACACCTACTTCAAGCTGTTCAAGCAGGCGTCGCCGCCGTCGTCGGTCGCGTGGGGATACCCGGAGATGGTCGAGGGCTTCTCGAACGGCTCCACTGCGTTCCTGCTGCAGGACCCCGAAGTGATCGCGACGGTGGGGCAGTCGAAGGCGATCAAGAAGGACCAGTGGACCACCGCTCCCCTGCTCGCCGGTCCCGGCGGTAAGGCCGTTCAGCCGCTGGCGACCGCCGGCTGGGGAATCGCCAAAGGCAGCAAGCACAAGGCGGAATCGATCAAGCTGATCAAGTTCCTCTCGCAGGGCGAGGCGTCGACCACCTTCAGCAAGGAGAACAGCCTGGTCCCGATCCTCAAAGCGGCGAGCGAGGACGAGTTCTACAAGACCGGTCCGTGGGCCAGCTACGTGACGATGACCCAGAACCCGGACAAGTACATCACCGTCACCCAGCCCCGTGACGCGCCCTGGTGGACCGAGTGGTCCCAGAAGGCCGACGCGGAGATCCAGAGGGTGCTGCTCGGCAAGATGACTCCGAAGCAGCTGCTCGACAGCTGGGACAAGTACTGGACCGAGAAGTGGAAGAGCAAGGGCTGA